One genomic segment of Burkholderiaceae bacterium includes these proteins:
- a CDS encoding 2-hydroxy-3-oxopropionate reductase, whose amino-acid sequence MSKQSLNIGFIGLGIMGTPMAGHLAAAGHKLFVNTRGQTPEALQQAGVTRCPSNKAVAQAAEIIIVMVPDTPDVGQVLLGEGGVAEGLSKGKLVIDMSSISPVETKEYAAKIEALGCDYLDAPVSGGDVGARNATLSIMCGGKPAAFERARPVLELMGKNITLVGGTGDGQTCKVANQIVVALTINAVAEGLLFAARAGADPAKVRQALLGGLATSRILEILGERMIKRTFDPGFRIKLHQKDLNLALTAARQLGLALPATSNAQQLFSACVSHGGEAWDHSGMVRALEKLSNFEIGQKAG is encoded by the coding sequence ATGAGCAAGCAATCCCTCAACATCGGTTTCATCGGCCTGGGCATCATGGGCACGCCCATGGCCGGGCACCTGGCCGCCGCCGGCCACAAGCTGTTCGTCAACACCCGGGGCCAGACGCCCGAGGCGCTGCAGCAAGCCGGGGTCACCCGCTGCCCCAGCAACAAGGCCGTGGCGCAGGCGGCCGAGATCATCATCGTCATGGTGCCGGACACCCCCGACGTGGGCCAGGTGCTGTTGGGCGAGGGCGGCGTGGCCGAGGGCCTGTCCAAGGGCAAGCTGGTGATCGACATGTCCTCGATCTCGCCGGTCGAGACCAAGGAATACGCCGCCAAGATCGAAGCGCTGGGCTGCGACTACCTGGACGCGCCGGTCTCCGGCGGCGACGTGGGCGCGCGCAACGCCACGCTGTCCATCATGTGCGGCGGCAAGCCTGCAGCCTTCGAGCGCGCCCGGCCGGTGCTGGAATTGATGGGCAAGAACATCACGCTGGTGGGCGGCACGGGCGACGGCCAGACCTGCAAGGTGGCCAACCAGATCGTGGTGGCGCTCACCATCAACGCCGTGGCCGAGGGCCTGCTGTTCGCCGCGCGCGCCGGGGCCGACCCGGCCAAGGTGCGCCAGGCGCTGCTGGGGGGCCTGGCCACCTCGCGCATCCTCGAGATTCTGGGCGAGCGCATGATCAAGCGCACGTTCGATCCGGGCTTTCGCATCAAGCTGCACCAGAAGGATCTGAACCTGGCGCTCACCGCCGCGCGCCAGCTCGGCCTGGCGCTGCCGGCCACCTCCAACGCGCAGCAGCTCTTTTCCGCCTGCGTGTCGCACGGCGGCGAGGCCTGGGACCACTCGGGCATGGTGCGCGCGCTGGAGAAACTGTCGAACTTCGAGATCGGCCAGAAGGCCGGTTGA
- the pyk gene encoding pyruvate kinase produces the protein MRRTRNAKIVATLGPASSDPAVIEQLFLAGVDVFRLNFSHGVADDHRARVAALRAIERKHGRPIAILADLQGPKLRVGTFEGGPVQLTVGQAFRLQLAPMAGTAKAVTLPHPEIFAALVPGAELLLDDGKLRLKVERCDAGGADTTVLVGGKLSDRKGVNVPGVVLPISALTDKDRRDLAVALELEVDWVALSFVQRPEDLHEARALIGTRAGLVAKLEKPSAIDRLEDVIAATDAVMVARGDLGVEMPAENVPPLQKRIVRACRKLGKPVIVATQMLESMIESPVPTRAEASDVAAAIYDGADAVMLSAESASGKFPLEAVRIMNRIVERVEADPLYRQFLEASQSANVPGQTSVPDAVCCAMRRAVALLRPAAIVCATHSGATSFRVARERAEAPILSLTPQLAAARRLVLAWGVHSLHVSEVTEFNEVRMLAGDLVRREGFGQAGDPYVAIAGVPFGQSGTTNLMHIGIV, from the coding sequence ATGCGCCGCACCCGCAACGCCAAGATCGTCGCCACGCTGGGCCCCGCCAGCAGCGACCCCGCCGTCATCGAGCAGCTGTTCCTGGCCGGCGTCGATGTGTTCCGGCTCAACTTCAGCCACGGCGTGGCCGACGACCACCGCGCCCGCGTGGCGGCGCTGCGAGCCATCGAGCGCAAGCACGGCCGCCCCATCGCCATCCTGGCCGACCTGCAGGGCCCCAAGCTGCGCGTGGGCACCTTCGAGGGCGGGCCGGTGCAGCTGACGGTGGGCCAGGCCTTTCGCCTGCAGCTGGCGCCGATGGCCGGCACGGCGAAGGCCGTCACCCTGCCGCACCCCGAGATCTTTGCCGCGCTGGTGCCCGGCGCCGAGCTGCTGCTGGACGACGGCAAGCTGCGCCTGAAAGTCGAGCGCTGCGACGCCGGCGGCGCCGACACCACGGTGCTGGTGGGCGGCAAGCTGTCCGACCGCAAGGGCGTCAACGTGCCCGGCGTGGTGCTGCCGATTTCGGCGCTGACCGACAAGGACCGGCGCGACCTGGCGGTGGCGCTGGAGCTGGAGGTGGACTGGGTGGCGCTGTCCTTCGTGCAGCGCCCCGAGGACCTGCACGAGGCGCGCGCCTTGATCGGCACGCGCGCGGGCCTGGTGGCCAAGCTGGAAAAGCCCTCGGCCATCGACCGCCTGGAAGACGTTATCGCCGCCACCGACGCGGTGATGGTGGCGCGCGGCGACCTGGGCGTGGAGATGCCGGCCGAAAACGTGCCGCCGCTGCAAAAGCGCATCGTGCGTGCCTGCCGCAAGCTGGGCAAGCCGGTCATCGTCGCCACGCAGATGCTCGAATCGATGATCGAAAGCCCCGTGCCCACGCGCGCCGAGGCCTCCGACGTGGCCGCGGCCATCTACGACGGGGCCGACGCCGTCATGCTGTCGGCCGAATCGGCCAGCGGCAAGTTTCCGCTCGAGGCCGTGCGCATCATGAACCGCATCGTCGAGCGCGTGGAGGCCGACCCGCTGTATCGCCAGTTTCTGGAGGCCTCGCAAAGCGCCAACGTCCCGGGCCAGACCAGCGTGCCCGACGCCGTGTGCTGCGCCATGCGCCGCGCCGTGGCGCTGCTGCGCCCGGCGGCCATCGTCTGCGCCACGCACTCGGGGGCCACCAGCTTTCGCGTCGCGCGCGAGCGCGCCGAAGCGCCCATCCTCAGCCTCACGCCGCAGTTGGCGGCCGCGCGCCGCCTGGTGCTGGCCTGGGGCGTGCATTCGCTGCACGTGAGCGAGGTCACCGAGTTCAACGAGGTGCGCATGCTGGCCGGCGACCTGGTGCGCCGCGAAGGCTTCGGCCAGGCGGGCGACCCCTACGTGGCGATCGCCGGCGTGCCCTTCGGCCAGAGCGGCACCACCAACCTGATGCACATCGGCATCGTCTAG
- the hyi gene encoding hydroxypyruvate isomerase: MPKLAANLTMLYNEVPFLDRFALAAKDGFKAVEFLFPYAFKADQIRKLLDANGLQLVLHNLPAGNWDGGERGIACHPDRTAEFREGVTQAIAYAGALGVGQLNCLAGKAPAGVPDAQLRRTLVENLRYAAAALKKAGLKLLVEPINTFDIPGFYLHGSAQTLALLDEVGSDNLFLQYDIYHMQRMEGELAASMQKHLARIAHIQLADNPGRNEPGTGEINYAFLFRHLDAIGYTGWIGCEYKPAGHTTEGLGWIKALMP, encoded by the coding sequence ATGCCCAAGCTCGCCGCCAACCTGACGATGCTCTACAACGAGGTGCCGTTCCTCGACCGCTTCGCGCTGGCCGCCAAGGACGGTTTCAAGGCCGTCGAATTCCTCTTCCCCTACGCCTTCAAGGCCGACCAGATTCGAAAGCTGCTGGATGCCAACGGCCTGCAGCTGGTGCTGCACAACCTGCCGGCCGGCAACTGGGACGGCGGCGAGCGCGGCATTGCCTGCCACCCCGACCGCACGGCCGAGTTTCGCGAAGGCGTGACCCAGGCCATCGCCTACGCCGGGGCGCTGGGCGTGGGCCAGCTCAACTGCCTGGCGGGCAAGGCGCCGGCGGGCGTGCCCGACGCCCAGCTGCGCCGCACGCTGGTCGAGAACCTGCGCTACGCCGCCGCCGCGCTGAAAAAGGCCGGCCTGAAGCTGCTGGTCGAGCCCATCAACACCTTCGACATTCCGGGCTTCTACCTGCACGGCAGCGCGCAGACGCTGGCGCTGCTGGACGAAGTCGGCAGCGACAACCTGTTCCTGCAGTACGACATCTACCACATGCAGCGCATGGAAGGCGAGCTGGCCGCCAGCATGCAAAAGCACCTGGCGCGCATCGCCCACATCCAGCTGGCCGACAACCCCGGCCGCAACGAGCCGGGCACGGGCGAGATCAACTACGCCTTCCTGTTCAGGCACCTGGACGCGATCGGCTACACCGGCTGGATCGGCTGCGAATACAAGCCGGCCGGCCACACCACCGAAGGCCTGGGCTGGATCAAGGCCCTCATGCCATAA
- a CDS encoding glycerate kinase yields MSQAPSDPRALLRQMFDAAVASAQPALCVPRFLPDLAQVRGRVLVIGAGKASAAMAQAVESHWRGRGLERVEGLVVTRYGYGAPCERIEIVEAAHPVPDAAGEAAARRLLAMVQGLGADDLVLCLISGGGSALLPLAGEGLTLADKQAVNKALLASGASIAEMNCLRRHLSAIKGGRLAAACHPARVLTLLISDVPGDQLPDIASGPTVADASTCADALAIVQRYGIALPPAARRLLESGAGESIKPGDARLARAEARIVAAPQMALEAAAAVARAAGVAPFILGDSLEGEAREVGKVLAGMALQVARRGQPAPAPCVLLSGGETTVTLRGQGRGGRNVECLLSSAITLDGQPGVYGIACDTDGVDGAEDIAGALIDPTTLARAWAAGLRPRDELADNNGHGFFQALGDSVVTGPTRTNVNDFRALLVTGV; encoded by the coding sequence ATGAGCCAGGCCCCATCCGACCCCCGCGCGCTGTTGCGGCAGATGTTCGACGCCGCGGTCGCCAGCGCCCAGCCGGCGCTGTGCGTACCGCGCTTCCTGCCCGACCTGGCGCAGGTGCGCGGGCGCGTGCTCGTCATCGGCGCCGGCAAGGCCTCGGCCGCGATGGCGCAGGCGGTGGAGTCGCACTGGCGCGGCCGGGGCCTGGAGCGCGTCGAGGGCCTGGTGGTCACGCGCTACGGCTATGGCGCGCCCTGCGAGCGCATCGAGATCGTGGAGGCCGCCCACCCCGTGCCCGATGCCGCGGGCGAGGCCGCCGCGCGCCGGCTGCTCGCCATGGTGCAGGGCCTGGGCGCCGACGACCTGGTGCTGTGCCTGATCTCGGGCGGCGGCTCGGCGCTGCTGCCGCTGGCGGGCGAGGGCCTGACGCTGGCCGACAAGCAGGCCGTCAACAAGGCGCTGCTGGCCAGCGGCGCGAGCATTGCCGAGATGAACTGCCTGCGCCGGCACCTGTCGGCCATCAAGGGCGGGCGCCTGGCCGCGGCCTGCCATCCGGCGCGCGTGCTCACGCTGCTCATCTCCGACGTGCCGGGCGACCAGCTGCCCGACATCGCCTCCGGCCCCACGGTGGCCGACGCCAGCACCTGCGCCGACGCGCTGGCCATCGTGCAGCGCTACGGCATCGCCCTGCCGCCGGCCGCGCGCCGCTTGCTCGAAAGCGGCGCGGGCGAATCGATCAAGCCCGGTGACGCGCGCCTGGCGCGCGCCGAGGCGCGCATCGTCGCCGCGCCGCAAATGGCGCTGGAGGCCGCCGCCGCCGTGGCGCGCGCGGCGGGCGTGGCGCCTTTCATCCTGGGCGACTCGCTCGAGGGCGAGGCGCGCGAGGTCGGCAAGGTGCTGGCCGGTATGGCGCTGCAGGTGGCGCGCCGCGGCCAGCCGGCGCCGGCGCCCTGCGTGCTGCTGTCGGGCGGCGAAACCACCGTCACGCTGCGCGGCCAGGGCCGCGGCGGACGCAACGTGGAGTGCCTGCTGTCGAGCGCCATCACGCTCGACGGCCAGCCGGGTGTCTACGGCATCGCCTGCGACACCGACGGCGTGGACGGCGCCGAGGACATCGCCGGCGCGCTGATCGACCCGACGACGCTGGCACGTGCCTGGGCCGCCGGCCTGCGCCCCAGGGACGAGCTGGCCGACAACAACGGCCACGGCTTTTTCCAGGCGCTGGGCGACTCGGTCGTCACCGGGCCCACGCGCACCAACGTCAACGACTTCCGCGCCCTGCTCGTCACCGGCGTTTGA
- a CDS encoding MFS transporter: MTQPAAPTTPAPAAPPRKRSALEVLRGLREPKVLVMLGLGFASGLPFLLTANTFGYWLRDEGTSLKAIGFISWVGFAYAFKVYWSPLVDRLDVPLLGRLGRRRGWMLLSQLLVVAGLIGMASVGVSAGLGVIGAFALLTAFASATQDIAVDAWRIEAASHADEVGLLTSAAQLGYRVALLIADAAIIAAAQRIGWPLSYGAMAVLMGIGIVATFFAFEPARADAVLHARPPLWSRRGLLDAVLGPFTDFFKKHGSVGLVILLAVALYRLPDFIMGPMYNPFYHDLGLSKDTVAVVRGTFGLIATFAGLAVAGLCALRMGLLGTLVLGLLLEGLGTAAFALLPVVPGDAMFAAVMSLDSFAQAFAGVALVTYMSSLTSLGYTATQYAMLSSTYALLGKFLKGFSGVAVDALTPAHGLMGAYQIAFAATGLTALPPMLLLVLLWHLRRPVRAA, encoded by the coding sequence ATGACGCAACCCGCTGCGCCCACCACCCCCGCGCCGGCCGCACCGCCGCGCAAGCGCAGCGCGCTGGAGGTGCTGCGCGGCCTGCGCGAGCCCAAGGTGCTGGTCATGCTGGGGCTGGGTTTTGCCTCGGGGCTGCCGTTTCTGCTGACGGCCAACACCTTTGGCTACTGGCTGCGCGACGAGGGCACCAGCCTGAAGGCGATCGGCTTCATCTCGTGGGTGGGCTTTGCCTATGCCTTCAAGGTGTACTGGTCGCCGCTGGTGGACCGGCTGGACGTGCCCCTGCTGGGCCGCCTGGGCCGGCGGCGCGGATGGATGCTGCTGTCGCAGTTGCTGGTGGTGGCGGGCCTGATCGGCATGGCGTCGGTGGGCGTGTCGGCCGGGCTGGGCGTGATCGGCGCCTTTGCGCTGCTGACGGCCTTTGCCAGCGCCACGCAGGACATCGCGGTGGACGCCTGGCGCATCGAGGCGGCCAGCCACGCCGACGAAGTGGGGCTGCTGACCTCCGCCGCGCAACTGGGCTATCGCGTGGCCCTGCTGATCGCCGACGCCGCCATCATCGCCGCCGCGCAGCGCATCGGCTGGCCGCTGTCGTACGGGGCGATGGCGGTGCTGATGGGCATCGGCATCGTCGCCACCTTTTTTGCCTTCGAGCCGGCGCGTGCCGACGCCGTGCTGCACGCCAGGCCGCCGTTGTGGTCGCGCCGCGGGCTGCTCGACGCCGTGCTGGGCCCCTTCACCGACTTCTTCAAGAAGCACGGCAGCGTGGGCCTGGTGATTCTGCTGGCGGTGGCGCTGTACCGCCTGCCCGATTTCATCATGGGTCCCATGTACAACCCCTTCTATCACGACCTGGGCCTGTCCAAGGACACCGTGGCCGTGGTGCGCGGCACCTTCGGCCTGATCGCCACCTTTGCCGGCCTGGCGGTGGCGGGCCTGTGCGCGCTGCGCATGGGTCTGCTGGGCACGCTGGTGCTCGGCCTGCTGCTGGAGGGGCTGGGCACGGCGGCGTTTGCGCTGCTGCCCGTGGTGCCGGGCGATGCGATGTTTGCGGCCGTCATGTCGCTGGACAGCTTTGCGCAGGCGTTTGCCGGCGTGGCGCTGGTCACCTACATGTCCAGCCTGACCAGCCTGGGCTACACCGCCACGCAGTACGCGATGCTGTCGTCCACCTACGCGCTGCTGGGCAAGTTCCTCAAGGGCTTTTCGGGCGTGGCGGTGGACGCGCTCACGCCCGCGCACGGCTTGATGGGGGCCTACCAGATCGCCTTTGCCGCCACCGGCCTGACGGCCCTGCCGCCCATGCTGCTGCTGGTGCTGCTGTGGCACCTGCGGCGCCCGGTCCGGGCAGCGTGA
- a CDS encoding MBL fold metallo-hydrolase yields the protein MHYQTIPVTPFQQNCSIVWCGQTMEAAVIDPGGDLPRIEAAVQRLGVDLRQIWLTHAHIDHAGGTAELARRHQLPIIGPHEGDQFWIDGLAEQGRMFSFAAAEPFVPTRWLHDGDTVQVGQCVLDVRHCPGHTPGHVVFHSPQAQRAFVGDVLFAGSIGRTDFPGGNHEQLIASIRQRLWPMGDETVFIPGHGPESTFGQERKTNPFVHDE from the coding sequence CTGCATTACCAGACCATCCCCGTCACCCCCTTCCAGCAAAACTGCTCCATCGTGTGGTGCGGGCAGACGATGGAAGCGGCAGTGATCGATCCGGGCGGCGATCTGCCGCGCATCGAGGCCGCGGTGCAGCGCCTGGGGGTTGATTTGCGCCAGATCTGGTTGACGCACGCGCACATCGACCACGCCGGCGGCACGGCCGAGCTGGCGCGCCGCCACCAGTTGCCCATCATCGGCCCCCACGAGGGCGACCAGTTCTGGATCGACGGCCTGGCCGAGCAGGGCCGCATGTTCAGTTTTGCGGCGGCCGAGCCCTTCGTGCCCACGCGCTGGCTGCACGATGGCGACACGGTGCAGGTGGGCCAATGCGTGCTTGATGTTCGCCATTGCCCGGGCCACACGCCGGGGCACGTGGTGTTTCATTCGCCGCAGGCGCAGCGTGCCTTCGTGGGCGACGTGCTGTTTGCCGGCAGCATCGGCCGCACCGACTTTCCGGGCGGCAACCACGAGCAGCTGATCGCCAGCATCCGCCAGCGGCTGTGGCCGATGGGTGATGAGACGGTGTTCATCCCCGGCCACGGGCCCGAGAGCACGTTTGGCCAGGAGCGCAAGACCAACCCCTTTGTCCACGATGAATGA
- a CDS encoding response regulator transcription factor — protein sequence MSTARLLMIEDDARLAGMVGEYLRQSGYVLTHAGDGESGLAMLQDAPVDLVILDLMLPGIDGLEVCRRIRALPGEDARVPVLMLTAKGDPMDRIIGLELGADDYLPKPFEPRELLARIRAVLRRRQGAATPEHQRMGFGSLEIDRDARTVTVGDVPCELTSYQFDLLVTLAERAGRVLTREQIMEAVRGRELEAFDRSIDVHIGRIRAAIEQDVKNPRRIVTVRGVGYVFARQQD from the coding sequence ATGAGCACCGCCCGCCTGTTGATGATCGAAGACGACGCCCGGCTGGCTGGCATGGTGGGCGAATACCTGCGGCAGTCGGGCTACGTGCTGACCCACGCGGGCGACGGCGAGTCGGGCCTGGCGATGCTGCAGGACGCGCCGGTCGACCTGGTCATTCTCGATCTCATGCTGCCCGGCATCGACGGCCTGGAGGTGTGCCGGCGCATCCGCGCGCTGCCCGGCGAGGACGCGCGCGTGCCGGTGCTGATGCTGACCGCCAAGGGCGACCCGATGGACCGCATCATCGGCCTGGAGCTGGGCGCCGACGACTACCTGCCCAAGCCCTTCGAGCCGCGCGAGCTGCTGGCGCGCATCCGCGCCGTGCTGCGCCGCCGCCAGGGCGCGGCCACGCCCGAGCACCAGCGCATGGGCTTCGGCAGCCTGGAGATCGACCGCGACGCGCGCACCGTCACCGTGGGCGACGTGCCCTGCGAGCTGACCAGCTACCAGTTCGACCTGCTGGTCACGCTGGCCGAGCGCGCCGGCCGCGTGCTCACGCGCGAGCAGATCATGGAAGCGGTGCGCGGGCGTGAGCTGGAGGCGTTCGACCGCTCGATCGACGTGCACATCGGCCGCATCCGCGCCGCCATCGAGCAGGACGTGAAGAACCCCAGGCGCATCGTCACCGTGCGCGGGGTCGGCTACGTGTTTGCCCGCCAGCAAGACTGA
- a CDS encoding LysR family transcriptional regulator, protein MDRFQAMQIFVRVVETGSFSKAAAELGTTQPTATKAVAEAERHLGARLLHRSTRGVTPTEAGALYHERCKAILREVEDAESLAGLAQAGSSGTLRINSSVAFGRRVLIPLVLRYMAEHPGLQIDLGFDDQYVNLVEQGVDVAIRIGRLADSSLGARHLGINPWVLTAAPAYLAAHGQPRTPAELSTHACLIYSSVQGDARWLLHGPGGEDLSIPVRGPLRSNNLSAVLAACRAGMGLAMLPWYVARESVAEGHLLPLLEDHALPVQEMHAVFPSPKLVPAKVTGFIAWLQLQLDGAWWMRGF, encoded by the coding sequence ATGGATCGCTTTCAGGCCATGCAGATCTTCGTGCGGGTGGTGGAGACCGGCAGCTTCAGCAAGGCCGCGGCCGAGCTGGGCACCACCCAGCCCACCGCCACCAAGGCCGTGGCCGAGGCCGAGCGCCACCTGGGCGCGCGCCTGCTGCACCGCTCCACGCGCGGCGTCACGCCCACCGAGGCCGGCGCGCTCTACCACGAGCGCTGCAAGGCCATCCTGCGCGAGGTGGAGGACGCCGAAAGCCTGGCCGGCCTGGCGCAGGCCGGCAGCAGCGGCACGCTGCGCATCAATTCGTCGGTGGCCTTCGGGCGGCGCGTGCTGATCCCGCTGGTGCTGCGCTACATGGCCGAGCACCCCGGCCTGCAGATCGATCTGGGCTTCGACGACCAGTACGTCAACCTGGTCGAGCAGGGGGTGGACGTGGCCATCCGCATCGGCCGCCTGGCCGACTCCAGCCTGGGCGCGCGCCATCTGGGCATCAACCCCTGGGTGCTGACCGCCGCGCCGGCCTACCTGGCGGCGCACGGCCAGCCGCGCACGCCCGCCGAGCTGTCCACCCACGCCTGCCTGATCTACAGCAGCGTGCAGGGCGACGCGCGCTGGCTGCTGCACGGGCCGGGCGGCGAGGACCTGTCGATCCCCGTGCGCGGGCCGCTGCGCAGCAACAACCTGTCGGCCGTGCTGGCCGCCTGCCGCGCCGGCATGGGCCTGGCCATGCTGCCCTGGTACGTGGCGCGCGAATCGGTGGCCGAGGGCCATCTGCTGCCCCTGCTGGAAGACCACGCGCTGCCGGTGCAGGAGATGCACGCCGTCTTTCCATCGCCCAAGCTGGTGCCGGCCAAGGTCACCGGCTTCATCGCCTGGCTGCAGCTACAACTGGACGGGGCGTGGTGGATGCGGGGGTTTTGA
- the gcl gene encoding glyoxylate carboligase, translated as MAKMKAAMAAVLVMEKEGVTQAFGVPGAAINPFYAQLKERGTIGHVLARHVEAASHMAEGYTRAVAGNIGVCLGTSGPAGTDMLTGLYSASADSIPILCVTGQAPRAKLHKEDFQAVDIASIARPVTKMATTVLEPAQVPRVFQQAFHLMRSGRPGPVLIDLPFDVQMAEIEFDIDTYEPLPVYKPAATRKQVERALTILNECDKPLIVSGGGVINADASDLLVEFAELIGVPVVPTLMGWGTLPDDHPLQAGMVGLQTSQRYGNANLLASDFVLGIGNRWANRHTGSPEVYCKGRRFVHVDIEPTQIGRIFTPELGIVSDAGAALKLFVEVAREWKQAGKLRDFSAWAQECQGRKKDIQYLRKTHYDNVPMKPQRVYQCMNNAFDKDTCYVSVIGLSQIAGGQFLHVYKPRHWINAGQAGPLGWTLPAALGVRVADPKRKIVALSGDYDFQFLIEELAVGAQFKLPYIHIVVNNSYLGLIRQSQRGFAMDYCVQLAYDNVNSPEVQGYGMDIVKVTEGMGCKAIRVHSPDEVAPAIRKAEALMAEFQVPVVIEMILERVTNISMGTEIDNVTEFEEMAAGKQDVPTATTVSMLD; from the coding sequence ATGGCCAAGATGAAGGCCGCGATGGCCGCGGTGCTGGTGATGGAAAAGGAAGGCGTGACGCAGGCCTTCGGCGTGCCCGGTGCCGCCATCAACCCGTTTTACGCCCAGCTCAAGGAGCGCGGCACCATCGGCCACGTGCTGGCGCGCCACGTCGAGGCCGCCTCGCACATGGCCGAGGGCTACACCCGCGCCGTGGCCGGCAACATCGGCGTGTGCCTGGGCACCAGCGGCCCGGCCGGCACCGACATGCTCACCGGCCTGTACTCGGCCAGCGCCGACTCCATTCCCATCCTGTGCGTCACTGGCCAGGCGCCGCGCGCCAAGCTGCACAAGGAAGACTTCCAGGCGGTGGACATCGCCAGCATCGCCCGGCCCGTCACCAAGATGGCCACCACCGTGCTCGAGCCGGCGCAGGTGCCGCGCGTGTTCCAGCAGGCCTTCCACCTGATGCGCTCGGGCCGCCCGGGCCCGGTGCTGATCGACCTGCCCTTCGACGTGCAGATGGCCGAGATCGAGTTCGACATCGACACCTACGAGCCGCTGCCCGTCTACAAGCCCGCCGCCACGCGCAAGCAGGTCGAGCGTGCGCTCACCATCCTGAACGAGTGCGACAAGCCCTTGATCGTCTCCGGCGGCGGCGTCATCAACGCCGACGCCAGCGACCTGCTGGTCGAGTTCGCCGAACTGATCGGCGTGCCGGTGGTGCCCACGCTGATGGGCTGGGGCACGCTGCCCGACGACCACCCGCTGCAGGCCGGCATGGTGGGCCTGCAGACCTCGCAGCGCTACGGCAACGCCAACCTGCTGGCGAGCGACTTCGTGCTGGGCATCGGCAACCGCTGGGCCAACCGCCACACCGGCTCGCCCGAGGTGTATTGCAAGGGCCGCCGCTTCGTGCACGTGGACATCGAGCCGACGCAGATCGGCCGCATCTTCACGCCCGAGCTGGGCATCGTGTCCGACGCCGGGGCTGCGCTCAAGCTCTTCGTCGAAGTGGCCAGGGAGTGGAAGCAGGCCGGCAAGCTGCGCGACTTCTCGGCCTGGGCGCAGGAGTGCCAGGGCCGCAAGAAGGATATCCAGTACCTGCGCAAGACCCACTACGACAACGTGCCGATGAAGCCGCAGCGCGTGTACCAGTGCATGAACAATGCCTTCGACAAGGACACCTGCTACGTCTCGGTCATCGGCCTGTCGCAGATCGCCGGCGGCCAGTTCCTGCACGTGTACAAGCCGCGCCACTGGATCAACGCCGGCCAGGCCGGTCCGCTGGGCTGGACGCTGCCGGCCGCCCTGGGCGTGCGCGTGGCCGACCCCAAGCGCAAGATCGTGGCGCTGTCGGGCGACTACGACTTCCAGTTCCTGATCGAGGAGCTGGCGGTGGGCGCGCAGTTCAAGCTGCCTTACATCCACATCGTGGTCAACAACAGCTACCTGGGCCTGATCCGGCAGAGCCAGCGCGGCTTTGCGATGGACTACTGCGTGCAGCTCGCCTACGACAACGTCAACTCGCCCGAGGTGCAGGGCTACGGCATGGACATCGTCAAGGTCACCGAGGGCATGGGCTGCAAGGCCATCCGCGTGCATTCGCCCGACGAGGTGGCGCCCGCCATCCGCAAGGCTGAGGCGCTGATGGCCGAGTTCCAGGTGCCGGTGGTGATCGAGATGATCCTCGAGCGCGTGACCAACATCTCCATGGGCACCGAGATCGACAATGTGACCGAGTTCGAGGAGATGGCGGCCGGCAAGCAGGACGTGCCCACCGCGACCACCGTTTCCATGCTCGACTGA